One Myxococcales bacterium genomic region harbors:
- a CDS encoding LysR family transcriptional regulator, whose product MHSLPDDLNLLRDLDVLLTERHVTRAAKKLGISQSAASVRLRRLREAFGDPLLVDARPLMLLTERGLALAGPVREALVTLSESIARLDFDPRTSQRRFVIVGADLVEASAVPVLLAALAKRAPHMTLEIERPSPDLPHRLGAGKADLAFVPRFQASPSLRSMRLFEDSFVVLMREGHPAAKRALTLKTYLAHPHVLVAPTGAPGSFVDDALAKIGEARRVVAVVRHFMTAPVIVARTDALLTCPMSVAHAYAGLLPLVEAAPPIPVPPYELAAVWHDRVHHDPAHIFLRGVIRDVLASEEAPVPRRSAEARIFPNRQR is encoded by the coding sequence ATGCATAGTTTGCCCGACGACCTCAACCTCCTCCGCGATCTCGACGTCCTCCTCACCGAGCGCCACGTGACCCGCGCCGCGAAGAAGCTCGGGATCTCGCAGTCGGCGGCCAGCGTTCGGCTGCGGCGCCTGCGCGAGGCGTTCGGGGACCCGCTCCTCGTCGACGCGCGTCCGCTCATGCTGCTCACCGAGCGTGGCCTCGCCCTCGCCGGCCCCGTGCGCGAGGCCCTCGTGACCCTCTCGGAGTCGATCGCGCGCCTCGATTTCGATCCGCGGACGTCGCAGCGCAGGTTCGTGATCGTCGGGGCGGACCTCGTCGAGGCCTCGGCCGTTCCGGTGCTCCTCGCCGCGCTCGCGAAGCGCGCCCCCCACATGACGCTCGAGATCGAGCGCCCGAGCCCGGATCTTCCGCACCGGCTCGGGGCAGGGAAGGCCGACCTCGCGTTCGTGCCGCGTTTCCAGGCGTCTCCGTCGCTCCGCTCGATGCGACTCTTCGAGGACTCCTTCGTGGTGCTCATGCGCGAGGGCCACCCGGCCGCGAAGCGCGCGCTCACGCTGAAGACCTACCTCGCGCACCCGCACGTGCTCGTCGCGCCGACGGGCGCGCCCGGGAGCTTCGTCGACGACGCGCTCGCCAAGATCGGGGAGGCGCGGAGGGTGGTCGCCGTGGTGAGGCACTTCATGACCGCCCCGGTCATCGTCGCGCGGACCGACGCGCTCCTCACGTGCCCCATGTCCGTCGCGCACGCGTACGCGGGGCTCCTCCCGCTCGTCGAGGCGGCGCCCCCGATCCCGGTCCCACCGTACGAGCTCGCGGCGGTGTGGCACGACCGCGTGCACCACGACCCGGCCCACATCTTCCTGCGCGGCGTCATACGCGACGTGCTCGCGAGCGAGGAAGCCCCCGTCCCGCGGCGATCCGCCGAAGCTCGAATCTTTCCCAATCGTCAACGTTGA
- a CDS encoding protein kinase — translation MFPTLTGTIASRFEILSRLGTGGMGVVYEALDHERGTKVALKTLVRAGPSEVHQLKREFRAIADIVHPNLVELHELISAPDCDAFFTMELVTGADFLRYVRSSTGPEDTTPLVSRVRLADEASRSYDIAPPYPGGALDEARLREALAQLVRGLGAIHRAGKIHRDLKPSNVLVRDDGRLVILDFGLARSRRAMPEDEDLSMAFLGTPAYMSPEQASAEELSPASDFYAVGVMLYEALTGVQPFRGRPYEILLKKRTSDPPSPLAIPYVARYGGSVPRDLVDLCMRLLDRTPAKRPQEHEILTALGEPPTTKSLAIALPDPVFVGRAHESSTLAAAVARLSEGGPVVVTVCGRSGMGKSALVERLLESFRSKPESLVLRGRCYERESVPYKSIDGVLDSLGHNLSFLPPSEVEALVSHDLGALSRVFPSLLRVPTIAAIAQGAPLLAQDDREARWRAFSALKVLVGELSRTRTVVVHIDDLQWGDADGTSALVELLRPPDAPRFVLVASYRSEEAARSEPLRTFLAELDGPSFHGVRAHVDVAPLTTPEAFDLARTLLLQGRLAGTQDDVDRIARTIAQESAGSPYFVGELSHAALRGEGPDVSLSRLLDARVAGLAPDARRLLAIVSAAGSPLAQDVAADAADVPDPRAALAMLRFQRLVRARGLSDHDAVESYHDRIREHVVRTMPDDERASCHRRLAISLDKHGSEDPERLAEHWLLAGDAEKAGDLYEHAAHRAAQALAFDRAARLYARAAERPGLRRARLELLESRRGEALANAGRGTEAAAAFLSAATYADTDRALELRRLAGERLLAAGHVDQGLEVLREVLRELDLWMPSSPQLALLSFLVRRAELGVRGLEFREKTPEEVKKRDRLRIDTCWALTVGLNGVDMMRGADFAARSLLLSLRAGDPFRIGRALAFETTSTAFVGTTNEARADALAKSLLELADRLNDPHLLGFGHLVTGMCDAFTRGRWTSALEHYAKAEKVFRDECRGVSWEVDTTDMVTSWSLFYTGRLRELSARLPATLKAAEQRRDLYAQANLTTSHAWVMLARGDIEAARAQPALVMARWSSEDFHLQHYVALLAETYVARYASEGKEAYDRIAAAFPALESSLLLRAQNNRIVAHYERGLSAIAAAATRREAKGHLLAVAKHDAHVVLSERAAWARPFADLVLAGAAALEGRDDDAVLALGRAETSFRQGDMKLYAAAARTARGQRLGGASGEFLVRSASEVFRAEGVSDPSAFAAMLAPGFSA, via the coding sequence ATGTTTCCTACCTTGACCGGCACGATCGCGAGCCGGTTCGAGATCTTGTCTCGGCTCGGCACCGGCGGCATGGGGGTCGTGTACGAGGCGCTGGACCACGAGCGGGGCACGAAGGTCGCCTTGAAGACGCTCGTGCGCGCGGGCCCCTCCGAGGTCCACCAGCTCAAGCGCGAATTTCGCGCGATCGCGGACATCGTCCACCCGAACCTCGTCGAGCTGCACGAGCTCATCTCCGCGCCCGACTGCGACGCCTTCTTCACGATGGAGCTCGTCACGGGGGCCGACTTCCTCCGCTACGTGCGCAGCTCGACCGGCCCGGAGGACACGACGCCGCTCGTGTCGCGCGTGAGGCTCGCCGACGAGGCCTCCCGCTCCTACGACATCGCCCCGCCCTACCCCGGTGGCGCGCTCGACGAGGCCCGCCTCCGCGAGGCTTTGGCGCAGCTCGTGCGGGGCCTCGGCGCCATCCATCGAGCCGGAAAGATCCACCGCGACCTCAAGCCCTCGAACGTGCTCGTCCGCGACGACGGCAGGCTCGTCATCCTCGACTTCGGCCTCGCTCGCAGCCGGCGCGCGATGCCCGAGGACGAGGATCTCTCGATGGCCTTCTTGGGCACGCCGGCCTACATGTCGCCCGAACAAGCGTCGGCCGAAGAGCTCTCGCCCGCGTCCGATTTCTACGCCGTCGGCGTCATGCTGTACGAGGCCCTCACCGGGGTGCAGCCCTTCCGAGGCCGTCCGTACGAGATCCTGCTCAAGAAGCGCACGAGCGACCCGCCGTCTCCGCTCGCGATCCCGTACGTGGCGCGGTACGGCGGCAGCGTCCCTAGGGATCTCGTCGACCTCTGCATGCGCCTCCTCGATCGCACACCCGCGAAGCGGCCGCAGGAGCACGAGATCCTCACCGCCCTCGGAGAGCCTCCCACGACGAAGTCCCTCGCGATCGCGCTGCCGGACCCGGTGTTCGTCGGGCGCGCGCACGAGAGCTCGACGCTCGCTGCCGCCGTCGCTCGCCTCTCGGAAGGCGGCCCCGTCGTGGTCACCGTGTGCGGGCGCTCGGGCATGGGGAAGAGCGCCCTCGTCGAGCGGCTCCTCGAGTCGTTTCGCTCCAAGCCCGAGTCGCTCGTGCTCCGCGGCCGCTGCTACGAGCGGGAGTCGGTGCCGTACAAATCGATCGACGGCGTGCTCGACTCGCTCGGGCACAACCTGTCCTTTTTGCCACCGTCCGAGGTCGAGGCGCTCGTCTCCCACGACCTCGGCGCCCTCTCGCGCGTCTTCCCTTCGCTCCTCCGGGTGCCGACGATCGCGGCCATCGCACAAGGTGCGCCGCTGCTCGCCCAAGACGACCGCGAGGCGCGGTGGCGAGCCTTCTCGGCGTTGAAGGTGCTCGTCGGGGAGCTGTCGCGCACACGCACGGTGGTCGTCCACATCGACGACCTCCAATGGGGAGACGCCGACGGCACGAGCGCGCTCGTCGAGCTCTTGCGCCCACCGGACGCGCCGCGCTTCGTGCTCGTCGCGAGCTACCGGAGCGAAGAGGCCGCACGCAGCGAGCCCCTACGGACGTTCTTGGCCGAGCTCGACGGGCCGTCGTTCCACGGGGTCCGCGCCCACGTCGACGTCGCCCCGCTCACCACGCCCGAGGCCTTCGATCTCGCGCGGACGCTCCTCCTCCAGGGGCGCCTCGCCGGCACCCAAGACGACGTCGATCGCATCGCGCGCACGATCGCGCAAGAATCGGCCGGGAGCCCGTATTTCGTCGGCGAGCTGTCGCACGCGGCGCTCCGCGGTGAAGGCCCGGACGTGAGCCTCTCGCGCCTCCTCGACGCCCGCGTCGCCGGCCTCGCGCCCGACGCACGCCGCCTCCTCGCCATCGTCTCGGCCGCCGGGAGCCCGCTCGCCCAAGACGTCGCCGCCGACGCCGCCGACGTCCCCGATCCTCGCGCGGCGCTCGCGATGCTGCGGTTCCAGCGCCTCGTCCGCGCCCGAGGGCTCTCGGACCACGACGCGGTCGAGAGCTACCACGACAGGATCCGCGAGCACGTCGTGCGCACGATGCCGGACGACGAACGCGCCTCGTGCCACAGGAGGCTCGCGATCTCGCTCGACAAACACGGGAGCGAAGACCCCGAGCGGCTCGCCGAGCACTGGCTCTTGGCGGGCGACGCGGAGAAGGCAGGCGACCTCTACGAGCACGCGGCCCACCGCGCCGCCCAAGCGCTCGCCTTCGACCGCGCCGCCCGGCTCTATGCGCGCGCCGCCGAACGACCGGGACTGCGTCGTGCGCGCCTCGAGCTGCTCGAGAGCCGACGGGGCGAGGCCCTCGCCAACGCAGGGCGCGGGACCGAGGCCGCGGCGGCCTTTTTGTCGGCCGCGACGTACGCCGACACGGATCGCGCCCTCGAGCTCCGGCGGCTCGCGGGGGAGCGCTTGCTCGCCGCGGGTCACGTCGACCAGGGCCTCGAGGTACTGCGCGAGGTGCTGCGCGAGCTCGATCTGTGGATGCCGTCGTCGCCCCAGCTCGCCCTCTTGTCGTTCTTGGTGCGCCGCGCCGAGCTCGGTGTGAGGGGCCTCGAGTTCCGCGAGAAGACCCCCGAAGAGGTCAAAAAACGAGACCGCCTCCGCATCGACACCTGCTGGGCGCTCACCGTGGGCTTGAACGGCGTCGACATGATGCGTGGAGCCGACTTCGCGGCCCGGAGCCTCCTCCTCTCGCTTCGCGCCGGAGATCCGTTCCGTATCGGCCGCGCGCTCGCCTTCGAGACGACCTCGACGGCCTTCGTCGGCACCACGAACGAGGCTCGCGCCGACGCGCTCGCGAAGAGCCTCCTCGAGCTCGCCGATCGCCTGAACGACCCGCATTTGCTGGGTTTCGGCCACCTCGTCACGGGCATGTGCGACGCCTTCACACGCGGACGATGGACCTCCGCGCTCGAGCACTACGCCAAGGCCGAGAAGGTCTTCCGAGACGAGTGCCGCGGGGTCTCGTGGGAGGTCGACACGACCGACATGGTCACGTCGTGGTCCCTCTTCTACACGGGTCGCCTGCGCGAGCTTTCGGCCCGGCTCCCCGCGACGCTGAAGGCCGCCGAGCAGCGCCGGGATCTCTACGCGCAAGCGAACCTCACGACGTCCCACGCGTGGGTCATGCTCGCCCGGGGCGACATCGAAGCCGCGCGCGCCCAGCCGGCCCTCGTGATGGCGCGGTGGTCGAGCGAGGATTTCCACCTCCAGCACTACGTCGCGCTGCTCGCCGAGACGTACGTCGCGCGGTACGCCTCCGAGGGAAAAGAAGCCTACGACCGCATCGCGGCCGCGTTCCCCGCGCTCGAGTCGTCGCTGCTCCTCCGCGCTCAGAACAACCGCATCGTCGCGCACTACGAGCGGGGGCTCTCCGCAATCGCCGCCGCCGCGACCCGGCGCGAGGCCAAGGGCCACCTCTTGGCCGTAGCGAAACACGACGCCCACGTCGTGCTCTCCGAGCGCGCGGCTTGGGCGCGCCCCTTCGCGGACCTCGTCTTGGCCGGGGCCGCAGCGCTCGAGGGGCGAGACGACGACGCCGTGCTCGCCCTCGGCCGCGCCGAGACGTCGTTCCGTCAGGGCGACATGAAGCTCTACGCCGCCGCGGCGCGGACGGCCCGCGGGCAACGGCTCGGCGGCGCCTCGGGCGAGTTCCTGGTGCGCAGCGCGAGCGAGGTGTTCCGCGCCGAGGGCGTCTCCGATCCCTCGGCGTTCGCGGCCATGCTCGCTCCGGGCTTCAGCGCGTGA
- a CDS encoding YndJ family protein, with amino-acid sequence MSDALPHPRTVLRAALGFLTFGAWLFLVGAQAFVGIGELIVSFAIAVVVPLGLRATRGEGDLAYERVQRVVGLCAPVGMVAFAFPPGRTSAALAAVWLAATLAVAARGLVRVRARGFFPLDELAIDLGHLLLPVGGAWLFASRAGMSPFGFFEPIVLYTAAHFHFAGFAACVVVGLLGRALYAERAPSVVYRGAAAVVMAGVPLVAAGITVSRALEGPAAVLLGVGMLVVAALLWLLALRRLFERVEAPPAERWARKLGAPLFFVAGLALLGSMMLAVAFALTGSAGRGAGQSFIPYGTMALLHGSANAFGFATCALLAFAVAPPPSARRHA; translated from the coding sequence GTGAGCGACGCCCTTCCCCACCCGCGTACCGTGCTCCGCGCAGCGCTCGGGTTCCTGACGTTCGGGGCGTGGCTCTTCCTGGTGGGAGCTCAGGCGTTCGTCGGCATCGGCGAGCTCATCGTGTCGTTCGCGATCGCGGTCGTCGTGCCGCTCGGGCTGCGGGCGACGCGGGGCGAAGGTGACCTCGCGTACGAGCGTGTGCAGCGGGTCGTGGGGCTCTGCGCTCCCGTTGGCATGGTGGCGTTCGCGTTCCCGCCCGGGCGCACCTCGGCCGCGCTCGCCGCCGTGTGGCTCGCGGCGACCTTGGCGGTGGCGGCTCGAGGCCTCGTTCGTGTGCGAGCACGAGGGTTTTTCCCACTCGACGAGCTCGCGATCGATCTTGGCCACCTGCTCTTGCCCGTGGGCGGGGCGTGGCTCTTCGCGTCGCGGGCGGGCATGTCACCCTTCGGTTTCTTCGAGCCCATCGTGCTCTACACGGCGGCGCACTTTCACTTCGCGGGCTTCGCGGCGTGCGTGGTCGTGGGCCTCTTGGGGCGAGCGCTCTATGCGGAGCGGGCCCCCTCGGTCGTGTACCGCGGGGCGGCCGCGGTGGTCATGGCGGGAGTGCCGCTCGTCGCCGCGGGCATCACCGTGTCGCGTGCCCTCGAGGGCCCGGCGGCCGTGCTCTTGGGCGTGGGGATGCTCGTGGTCGCGGCGCTGCTCTGGCTGCTCGCGCTGCGCAGGCTGTTCGAGCGCGTCGAGGCTCCCCCGGCCGAGCGGTGGGCGCGGAAGCTCGGGGCGCCGCTCTTCTTCGTGGCGGGGCTCGCCCTGCTCGGGTCGATGATGCTGGCCGTGGCGTTCGCGCTCACCGGGTCGGCGGGCCGAGGGGCAGGGCAGAGCTTCATCCCGTACGGGACCATGGCCCTCCTCCACGGGTCGGCCAACGCCTTCGGGTTCGCGACCTGTGCGTTGCTCGCGTTCGCCGTCGCCCCGCCTCCCTCCGCGCGCCGCCACGCCTGA
- a CDS encoding DNA alkylation repair protein, translating into MAEPFKNLVSPKLVDDMGKALGRSAKSAGVPFDARRFTREAKSGLEVLELKGRALHVATALRAAPPESFDTIATILEGSLAPPATSDALGSLRSGPDGLAGWAVWPLTLVVEHTGLTHPKRALACLRELTMRFSSEWAIRAFVEHHPELTFKTLARWTRDPNLHVRRLVSEGTRPRLPWGQRLVSLVKDPSPTLPLLEALRDDPEEYVRRSVANHLNDIAKDHPDLVAELLAAWMKGATKERAKLVRHASRSLVKAGHTSTLAVHGASEPFQGRASLTVEKAKLRMGDALSFRVVLASTAKRAQRLVVDYVIHHVKKSGGTSPKVFKGWTLDLPPNETRELRKAHKIVPITTRTYYAGTHAVECVVNGKPVARADFELRVAEGEGGGPRRP; encoded by the coding sequence ATGGCCGAGCCCTTCAAGAACCTCGTCTCCCCGAAGCTCGTCGACGACATGGGAAAGGCGCTCGGGCGCTCGGCGAAGAGCGCCGGGGTGCCCTTCGACGCCCGGAGGTTCACGAGAGAAGCGAAGAGCGGCCTCGAGGTCCTCGAGCTCAAGGGGCGCGCTCTGCACGTCGCGACGGCGCTCCGTGCCGCGCCGCCCGAGTCGTTCGACACCATCGCCACCATCCTCGAGGGCTCGCTCGCGCCACCCGCCACCTCCGACGCCCTCGGGAGCCTGCGCTCCGGCCCCGACGGGCTCGCAGGGTGGGCCGTGTGGCCGCTCACCCTCGTCGTCGAGCACACGGGCCTCACGCATCCGAAGCGCGCCCTCGCCTGCCTCCGCGAGCTCACGATGCGCTTCTCGTCGGAGTGGGCCATCCGCGCGTTCGTGGAGCATCACCCCGAGCTCACCTTCAAGACCCTCGCGCGCTGGACGCGCGATCCGAACCTCCACGTGCGCAGGCTCGTGAGCGAAGGCACGAGGCCTCGTCTCCCCTGGGGACAGCGCCTCGTGTCGCTCGTGAAAGACCCGAGCCCGACGCTCCCGCTCCTCGAGGCCCTGCGCGACGATCCGGAGGAGTACGTACGCCGCAGCGTCGCGAACCACCTGAACGACATCGCCAAAGACCACCCCGACCTCGTCGCGGAGCTGCTCGCCGCGTGGATGAAGGGCGCCACCAAGGAGCGCGCGAAGCTCGTGCGGCACGCGTCGCGCAGCCTCGTCAAGGCCGGGCACACGAGCACCCTCGCCGTGCACGGCGCGTCCGAGCCGTTCCAGGGGCGGGCGTCCCTCACCGTGGAGAAGGCGAAGCTCCGGATGGGCGACGCGCTGAGCTTTCGGGTCGTGCTCGCCTCCACGGCGAAGCGGGCGCAGCGGCTCGTCGTCGACTACGTGATCCACCACGTGAAAAAGAGCGGCGGCACGAGCCCCAAGGTCTTCAAAGGGTGGACCCTCGATCTGCCTCCGAACGAGACCCGCGAGCTCCGAAAGGCCCACAAAATCGTCCCGATCACGACGCGCACGTACTACGCGGGCACGCACGCGGTGGAGTGCGTCGTGAACGGCAAGCCCGTCGCGCGCGCGGACTTCGAGCTCCGCGTCGCCGAGGGTGAGGGCGGCGGGCCACGGCGCCCGTAG
- a CDS encoding membrane dipeptidase produces MNAIRLDYTRKDPAAWARELGISREAVELYLASDVVDLHIDTFIWTRIFGYDLTKRHGTGPFGARFLGQADLPRIREARITGGIWVITTNPLRPSENRKKTFAKNLDRLTSILSSVPEEVALVEDAKGYAEARASGKHAAFIGVQGGNALDAEGALELLDRRVVRVTLVHLSTSSLGVTSAPVRASAGGHYGLTTRGLDYVRALNEKRIFVDLAHVSRRGFFDAVRVHDKSQPLIVTHTGVSGVHNHWRNLDDEQLRAVADTGGVVGVMYQAGFLGPSSFFGRASAIAAHLDHIVHTVGEDFAALGSDWDGAIVPPVDLKTCLELPRLVELLLQRGMRPETIQKILGKNFLRALGDLRG; encoded by the coding sequence ATGAACGCGATCCGCCTCGACTACACCCGGAAAGACCCCGCCGCCTGGGCGCGCGAGCTCGGCATCTCGCGCGAGGCCGTCGAGCTCTACCTCGCGAGCGACGTCGTCGATCTCCACATCGACACGTTCATCTGGACGCGCATCTTCGGGTACGACCTCACGAAGCGCCACGGCACCGGCCCGTTCGGCGCGCGCTTCCTCGGCCAAGCCGACCTGCCACGCATTCGCGAGGCGCGGATCACCGGCGGCATCTGGGTCATCACCACGAACCCGCTCCGCCCCTCCGAGAACCGCAAGAAGACCTTCGCTAAGAACCTCGACCGGCTGACGTCGATCCTCTCCTCCGTCCCCGAGGAGGTCGCGCTCGTCGAGGACGCCAAGGGCTACGCCGAGGCGCGCGCCTCGGGAAAACACGCCGCGTTCATCGGGGTGCAAGGCGGCAACGCGCTCGACGCCGAAGGCGCGCTCGAGCTCCTCGACCGTCGTGTCGTGAGGGTCACGCTCGTGCACCTCTCGACCTCGTCGCTCGGCGTCACGAGCGCCCCGGTGCGCGCGTCGGCCGGCGGGCACTACGGGCTCACCACGCGCGGCCTCGACTACGTCCGCGCCCTCAACGAAAAGCGCATCTTCGTCGATCTCGCCCACGTCTCGCGGCGCGGCTTCTTCGACGCCGTGCGCGTGCACGACAAATCCCAGCCGCTCATCGTGACGCACACCGGGGTCTCGGGCGTGCACAACCACTGGCGCAACCTCGACGACGAACAGCTCCGCGCGGTGGCCGACACGGGCGGCGTCGTCGGTGTCATGTACCAGGCGGGCTTCTTGGGGCCCTCGTCGTTCTTCGGCCGGGCGAGCGCGATTGCCGCGCACCTCGACCACATCGTGCACACCGTCGGAGAAGATTTCGCCGCCCTCGGGAGCGACTGGGACGGCGCCATCGTGCCCCCGGTCGACCTCAAGACGTGCCTCGAGCTGCCTCGCCTCGTCGAGCTGTTGCTCCAGCGCGGCATGCGCCCGGAGACCATCCAAAAGATCCTCGGGAAGAACTTCCTCCGGGCCCTCGGCGACCTCCGCGGGTGA
- a CDS encoding pyridoxamine 5'-phosphate oxidase family protein, with the protein MSAHAAKVRALVEAARLATLATLADDGAPFGSLVGYALTSAGEPFVFVSRLAEHTKNLARDPRASLLVAAMGPEPLASPRVTLVGRFQPAPAEVSAALVEAFVARHPEAARYATFGDFAPWVLAVDRARYVEGFGVMSFVPGEAYRGAFT; encoded by the coding sequence GTGAGCGCGCACGCGGCGAAGGTCCGTGCGCTCGTCGAGGCCGCGAGGCTCGCGACCCTCGCGACGTTGGCCGACGATGGCGCACCCTTCGGCTCGCTCGTGGGGTACGCGCTGACTTCGGCGGGGGAGCCCTTCGTCTTCGTGTCGCGGCTCGCCGAGCACACGAAGAACCTCGCGCGCGATCCTCGCGCCTCGCTCCTCGTCGCCGCGATGGGCCCCGAGCCGCTCGCGTCGCCGCGGGTCACGCTCGTGGGGCGATTCCAGCCTGCGCCGGCCGAGGTGTCCGCCGCGCTCGTCGAGGCCTTCGTCGCGCGGCACCCGGAGGCCGCGCGCTACGCGACCTTCGGAGACTTCGCGCCCTGGGTCCTCGCGGTGGACCGTGCGCGGTACGTCGAGGGCTTCGGCGTCATGAGCTTCGTCCCGGGCGAGGCATACCGCGGCGCGTTCACCTGA
- a CDS encoding alanine racemase — protein sequence MPPLDEASPRELPERTYARFAHALEGVARPYAFIDEDALDRNIDLLLGVATAHGKPLRVATKSIRCPDVLVRIRARAAERLLPAVTFMTYTARETALLAGLGLDHFLLAYPVASRADADVLAGLAKKGTRVSVVVDDPHHLAVLSAAAEHAGATLDVIVEVDMAYRPVGSAVHLGVRRSPLRTISDVLAFVSRIERTRHLGFAGIMGYEAQIAGVGDAIENDRARSTVVRALRSLSRRDVETTRKSLVDALVSRGSPPRIVNGGGTGNLAWCAREPTLTETTAGSGFLCGHLFDRYRDLKPEPCAYFALDVVRHPAPGIVTCAGGGFVASGPAGDDRLPIPALPRGLSLLPLEGAGEVQTPLRAPRGGEPRIGSPVFFRHAKAGELAEHFTEYGLVSGRTLTGSAKTYRGLGHTFLG from the coding sequence GTGCCGCCCCTCGACGAAGCCTCCCCGCGCGAGCTCCCCGAGCGCACCTACGCGCGCTTCGCTCACGCGCTCGAGGGTGTGGCGCGGCCCTACGCGTTCATCGACGAGGACGCGCTCGATCGAAACATCGATCTTTTGCTCGGGGTCGCCACCGCGCACGGAAAGCCGCTCCGTGTCGCCACCAAGTCGATCCGCTGCCCCGACGTCCTCGTGCGCATCCGCGCACGCGCCGCCGAGCGTTTGCTCCCGGCCGTGACGTTCATGACCTACACGGCCCGGGAGACCGCGCTCCTCGCGGGCCTCGGGCTCGACCACTTCCTCCTCGCGTACCCCGTGGCGAGCCGCGCCGACGCCGACGTGCTCGCGGGCCTCGCCAAAAAGGGCACTCGCGTCTCGGTCGTGGTCGACGATCCGCATCACCTCGCCGTGCTCTCGGCCGCCGCCGAGCACGCGGGGGCCACCCTGGACGTGATCGTCGAGGTCGACATGGCCTACCGCCCCGTGGGCAGCGCCGTGCACCTCGGCGTCCGAAGGAGCCCCCTCCGCACCATCTCCGACGTGCTCGCGTTCGTGTCGCGCATCGAGCGCACGCGGCACCTCGGCTTCGCCGGAATCATGGGCTACGAAGCGCAAATCGCGGGCGTCGGCGACGCGATCGAGAACGACCGCGCGCGCTCGACCGTCGTCCGCGCGCTCCGCTCCCTCTCCCGCCGCGACGTAGAAACCACCCGCAAGTCCCTCGTCGATGCGCTCGTCTCGCGAGGGAGCCCGCCGCGCATCGTGAACGGCGGAGGCACCGGCAACCTCGCGTGGTGCGCGCGCGAGCCCACCCTCACCGAGACCACCGCCGGCTCCGGTTTTCTATGCGGTCATCTCTTCGATCGGTACCGCGACCTCAAGCCCGAGCCGTGCGCGTACTTCGCGCTCGACGTCGTCCGGCACCCGGCACCCGGGATCGTCACGTGTGCAGGAGGAGGCTTCGTCGCCTCGGGCCCCGCCGGCGACGATCGCCTGCCCATCCCCGCGCTCCCGCGAGGCCTCTCGCTCCTCCCCCTCGAGGGCGCGGGAGAGGTACAGACGCCCCTGCGCGCGCCGCGAGGCGGAGAGCCGCGCATCGGTTCTCCCGTGTTTTTTCGCCACGCCAAAGCCGGCGAGCTCGCCGAGCACTTCACCGAGTACGGGCTCGTGTCGGGGCGCACCCTCACCGGCTCTGCAAAAACCTACCGCGGCCTCGGCCACACGTTCCTAGGGTGA